The Polaribacter sp. Q13 sequence ATGATGAAAAAACATGTAGTACTAGCGTTTTCTGTATTGGTGTTTTTTAATTTATTTGCTCAAGACCAATTTACAGTTCAAATAGAGCCTTTAACAATCATAGACGCACCTAGTGTACATTCCTTTTCTTGGGGAAAAACGAGTGATGGAAAATGGATAGTTATTGGAGGTAGAATTGATGGATTACATCAAAGACAACCTAACACTACTTTCCTAGAAAACGATAACAACAAAAGTGTTTATGTGATAGATCCGGTTGCAAATAAAACATGGAGCACTACACTTAGTGTTTTACAAGCGTCTATATTTGAACAGTTACAAGCTACAAATCAAGAGTTTTATCAGAAAGAAAATACACTTTATATTATTGGAGGTTATGGTTTTAGTGCCACAGATAATGATCATATTACCTATGATAAATTAACAGCAATAGATGTAGATGGATTAGCGAACGCTGTTATTAATGACACAACTATTACTTCTTTCTTTAGACAAATATCCAACACAAATTTGGCAGTAACTGGAGGACAATTAGGTTTGCTAAATGATGTTTTTTATTTGTGTGGAGGACAATATTTTAAAGGAAAATACAACCCTCAAGGTCCAAATAATGCGCAAGGTTTTATTCAGAGTTATACAGATGAAATTAGAACTTTTAAAATAAATGATGATGGCACAAATCTTTCCATCGTAAATTATTCAGCACAAAACGACACCGATCACTTACACAGAAGAGACTATAATATGGCGCCACAAATTTTTCCTGATGGAAGCGAAGGTTTTACCATGTTTAGCGGTGTTTTTCAACCTACAGCAAATTTACCTTGGTTAAATACGGTAGATGTTTCTGCTTCTGGTTATACGGTAAATAATACATTTAATCAATATTTAAGTCAATATCACAGTGCTAAAATTCCAATTTATGATACTGATAATAATACCATGCATACCTTATTTTTTGGAGGTTTAAGTCAGTATAAATTAGATGCAAATAATAATTTAATTCAAGATGATAATGTGCCTTTTGTAAAAACCATTAGCAAGGTTTCTAGATTTAGCGATGGTTCTATGACAGAAAGTAGTTTGGGTATAGAAATGCCGACATTGTTAGGTTCTGGAGCAGAATTTATTCCAACAAACGATACTTCTATTTTTTTAACGGAAGAAATTATAGCAATTAATAATTTGCAAGAAGGAAATACTCTAGCGGGTTATATTTTTGGAGGAATAGAAAGCACACAAGAAAATATTTTTTTTATAAACGATGGTTCGCAAAGTAGTGCTAGTAACTTGGCTTTTAAAGTATTTATAAACAAAACTACTTTGAGTACAGGTGAAGTAAAACTGAATTTAAACAATATTTATAATCTTAAAGTATATCCAAATCCGTCAACAGCTATTTTTTCTTTAGATGTATTTATTCCGAATTTAGAAAAAAGCAGTTTAGATGTGTATGATATTCTAGGTAAAAAAGTTAAAACTCAAGAAATAGAGAATTCAATTGGATTACAAACCATCCCTTTAGATTTATCAGAAATGGCATCCGGCGAATACATTTTAAAGTTTAAGAATAACACAAATATTATTGAAAAAAAAATAATTAAGGATTAGTGCTATTAATGTAACAAAAGTTACTGTGTAATTGTCTGGTTGAATCTAACTTTACTAAAAAATAACCACATGTCTAAAATTGTCATTTTGGGAGCAGGAATTTCTGGTCACGTAGCTGCTGCTCATTTACGTAGAAAATTATCTAAAGAGCATGAGGTAGTTGTTGTTTCTCCAAACAGCAATTATCAATGGGTTCCATCTAATATTTGGGTAGGTATTGGTAGAATGAAATCAGAAAAAATCTTATTTCCATTAGCACCATTATATAAAAAGAAAGGAATTGGTTATAAACAAGCCAAAGCACTTTCGTTTCATCCTGAAGGAGATAAAAAAGAAGAAAAACCTTACATTTTAGCAGAATATGTTGTTGGAGAAAATAAAGGCCAGCAAGAAAAAGTAACCTACGATTATTTGATAAATGCTACAGGTCCAAAACTAGATTTTGAAGCTACAGAAGGCTTAATACCTGGGCAAAATAAAGCTTATTCTGTATGTACTTATTCTCATGCAGATCATGCTTGGGCAGGCTTAAAAGCCTTAATTCAAGAAATGAAGAAGGGTAAAAAAGCAAAAATTCTTATTGGTACGGGGCATGCAAAATCTACTTGTCAGGGAGCTGCTTTTGAGTATATATTAAATGTAGAACAAGAACTTCGCAATCACAAAGTACGTGACATGGCAGAAATAACATGGATTTCTAATGAATATAGTTTAGGAGATTTTGGAATGGATGGCGTGTTAATGAGCTATGGAGACATGATTATGAAATCTAGCGAAATGGTAGAAATGATTTTTGATGATAGAGGCATTAAATGGATTTTAGAAGCTGGAGTAAATAAAATAGAAGATGGTATTGCGCATTACGAAAATTTAGATGGAGAACAGAAATCTGAGACCTATGATTTTGCCATGCTAATTCCTGCTTTTTCTGGTCATGGTTTTAAAGCTTTTGATAAAAACGAAAAAGAGATTACCGAAAAATTATTTAAAGGTTTTATGCTGGTAGATGCAGATTACACGCAAAAACCTTATGAAGAATGGTCTGTACAAGATTGGCCAGAAACGTATCAAAACCCAAGTTATAAAAATATTTTTGCTCCCGGAATAGCATTTGCTCCTCCGCATACTATTTCTAAACCAAGATTTAGTAAAAACGGTACAGCAATATTTCCTGCACCACCAAGAACAGGAATGCCATCTGGGATTACAGCAAAACTAGTTTCAGAAAATATTATAGATTCTATAAAAACGAACAAGGAATCCTTAAACCATAGAGGTTCTATGGGAAATATGGGGGCAGCTTGTATTGCATCTGCAGGGTTTGGTTTTTGGAAAGGAAGTGGGGTAAGTATTACCACTTTTCCTATAGTGCCAGATTTTGAAAAATATCCAGATTCTCACGGAAGACATTTAGGAAAAACTTTTGGAGCCATTGGTCTGGCAGGACATTGGTTAAAATTAATGTTACATCATGCATTTATTTATAAAGCAAAAATGAAACCTTTTTGGTGGTTGATTCCTGAATAGGGATCAAACTAAAACAGGTTGATTCCTGAATAGGGATCAAATCTTAAAAAGTTAATTGCAGAGTAAAATAGTAAGTAGTTACCGTATTTAGTGAAAAATATAAAATATTAAAAGATCATGAAAAGAATATCACCAAGAATGAAATTTAGAATGATGAACCCAGTTCTTCAATTTTTTAAATTTATAATTTTAAGTGTTAAAATTATGGTTATTGTAGCAGGAGGGCATGGAGGCACTAGAAAAGTAAATTGATGTGGTTATCAGTTTTAGTTGGTTAAAGATGTTGGTTGGTTTCAATATCTTGAAAGAAGAGAGCTTAGGCTCTCTTTTTTTTGTTTTATAATCTACAATTTATATGGATTTCGAAGAAATAATTTTTACACCCATATCAACCATTTTTTCTTTAATTTTCTTAAAACCTTCATTGTCTAGTGCTTCGGAAGCATCTTCAATAAAAAAACAATCAAAACCTTCTTTAACAGCATCCCGAATGGAATAATAAACACAAATATCGGATGCTAAACCACAGATAAAAAGTTGGGTAGTTCCTTTTTCTTTTAAATATCCAGCTAATCCTGTAGATTTTAGGTGTCCATTATCATAAAAGGCACTATAGCTATCAATCTCTTTATCTGTTCCTTTTCTAAAAATGGTTTCACATTTTAATGTGTTTAGTTTAGGATGCAATTTTGCTCCTTTAGATCCTTGTACACAATGATTTGGCCATAAGGTTTGTGATTGTCCTTTTATTTCAATTTCATCAAAAGGAGATGCTCCAATATGATTGGAAGCAAAACTAATATGATCCTCAGGATGCCAATCTTGGGTAGCAATCACTAAATCAAATTTAGGTTGTATCTCATTGATAATTGAAACTATTTTATCTCCATTAGGAACAGGAAGTGATCCACCGGGAATAAAGTCGTTTTGTACATCGATTATAAGGAGTATTTTCATAAATCGTTTTTATTTGAAATTAATATATAATCATGATAGGCACAATAGTCTCATGAATATTCAATTTAGAATTTATGTTCTTGTATCAATTGATCACGGTCTTGTTTTAATTTTAAACTAAGTCCTATTTTGTAAATATGCGGATTTTGAAAACGTTTGTATTCATTTGGAAGCTGTGCTAAACGCGATTGAGAATATTCAGCAATTTCAGAAACAGATCTAGAAGGAACTATTTTTTTTCCATTTTCCATAA is a genomic window containing:
- the pncA gene encoding bifunctional nicotinamidase/pyrazinamidase, coding for MKILLIIDVQNDFIPGGSLPVPNGDKIVSIINEIQPKFDLVIATQDWHPEDHISFASNHIGASPFDEIEIKGQSQTLWPNHCVQGSKGAKLHPKLNTLKCETIFRKGTDKEIDSYSAFYDNGHLKSTGLAGYLKEKGTTQLFICGLASDICVYYSIRDAVKEGFDCFFIEDASEALDNEGFKKIKEKMVDMGVKIISSKSI
- a CDS encoding NAD(P)/FAD-dependent oxidoreductase; the encoded protein is MSKIVILGAGISGHVAAAHLRRKLSKEHEVVVVSPNSNYQWVPSNIWVGIGRMKSEKILFPLAPLYKKKGIGYKQAKALSFHPEGDKKEEKPYILAEYVVGENKGQQEKVTYDYLINATGPKLDFEATEGLIPGQNKAYSVCTYSHADHAWAGLKALIQEMKKGKKAKILIGTGHAKSTCQGAAFEYILNVEQELRNHKVRDMAEITWISNEYSLGDFGMDGVLMSYGDMIMKSSEMVEMIFDDRGIKWILEAGVNKIEDGIAHYENLDGEQKSETYDFAMLIPAFSGHGFKAFDKNEKEITEKLFKGFMLVDADYTQKPYEEWSVQDWPETYQNPSYKNIFAPGIAFAPPHTISKPRFSKNGTAIFPAPPRTGMPSGITAKLVSENIIDSIKTNKESLNHRGSMGNMGAACIASAGFGFWKGSGVSITTFPIVPDFEKYPDSHGRHLGKTFGAIGLAGHWLKLMLHHAFIYKAKMKPFWWLIPE
- a CDS encoding T9SS type A sorting domain-containing protein, encoding MMKKHVVLAFSVLVFFNLFAQDQFTVQIEPLTIIDAPSVHSFSWGKTSDGKWIVIGGRIDGLHQRQPNTTFLENDNNKSVYVIDPVANKTWSTTLSVLQASIFEQLQATNQEFYQKENTLYIIGGYGFSATDNDHITYDKLTAIDVDGLANAVINDTTITSFFRQISNTNLAVTGGQLGLLNDVFYLCGGQYFKGKYNPQGPNNAQGFIQSYTDEIRTFKINDDGTNLSIVNYSAQNDTDHLHRRDYNMAPQIFPDGSEGFTMFSGVFQPTANLPWLNTVDVSASGYTVNNTFNQYLSQYHSAKIPIYDTDNNTMHTLFFGGLSQYKLDANNNLIQDDNVPFVKTISKVSRFSDGSMTESSLGIEMPTLLGSGAEFIPTNDTSIFLTEEIIAINNLQEGNTLAGYIFGGIESTQENIFFINDGSQSSASNLAFKVFINKTTLSTGEVKLNLNNIYNLKVYPNPSTAIFSLDVFIPNLEKSSLDVYDILGKKVKTQEIENSIGLQTIPLDLSEMASGEYILKFKNNTNIIEKKIIKD